The Bacillus vallismortis genome window below encodes:
- a CDS encoding NAD(P)H-dependent oxidoreductase: MADLKKQILDAYHFRHATKEFDPNKKVSDSDFEFILETGRLSPSSLGLEPWKFVVVQNPEFREKLREYTWGAQKQLPTASHFVLILARTAKDIKYDGDYIKRHLKEVKQMPQDVCEGYLSKTEEFQKHDLHLLESDRTLFDWASKQTYIALGNMMTAAAQIGVDSCPVEGFQYDHIHRILEEEGLLENGSFDISVMVAFGYRVRDPRPKTRAAVEDVVKWV, encoded by the coding sequence ATGGCAGATCTCAAGAAACAAATTCTGGATGCGTACCATTTCAGACATGCGACAAAGGAATTTGACCCGAATAAAAAAGTATCAGACAGCGATTTTGAATTTATTTTAGAAACAGGAAGACTGTCTCCGAGCTCACTCGGCCTTGAGCCTTGGAAATTCGTTGTCGTTCAAAATCCGGAATTTCGCGAGAAGCTTCGCGAATACACATGGGGCGCTCAAAAGCAGCTTCCAACCGCAAGCCATTTCGTTCTGATTCTTGCGCGTACAGCGAAGGATATCAAATACGATGGGGACTACATCAAACGTCATTTAAAAGAAGTGAAACAAATGCCTCAGGACGTTTGCGAAGGCTATCTCAGCAAAACGGAAGAGTTCCAGAAACACGATCTGCATTTGCTTGAAAGTGACAGAACATTGTTTGACTGGGCTTCAAAACAAACTTATATTGCGCTTGGCAACATGATGACTGCCGCTGCGCAAATCGGTGTTGATTCCTGCCCTGTGGAAGGCTTCCAATATGATCACATTCACCGTATTCTTGAAGAAGAAGGCCTTCTGGAAAACGGAAGCTTCGACATTTCTGTGATGGTGGCGTTCGGCTACCGCGTGAGAGACCCTCGCCCGAAAACAAGAGCGGCTGTTGAAGATGTTGTGAAGTGGGTGTAA